CTTTCTAACTCATCAACAGGCGTAAATACCGGAGTGCTATTTGTTGAGCCTTCTTCATCGTCACGACGACGACGTTGACCGGCTGCACGCAAATGACGTGGACTACGGCGACTGCGGCGCTGACCGTCACGACCTTCACGCTTATCATCTTCAGCATTAGTTTCAGAGTTAGCTACACCTTCTTGTGGTGTGGTTTCCGTTGTCACTTCTGTTAACTCTTCTGTTAACTCTGTCGCTTGCGTTACCTGTTGTTCTGCAACTTCAGTTGCAACGGTTTCTGCTGCGACTTCTGTGTCATTAGAGGTCACTGGTGTTTCTAATACTTGTGCTTCAACTGCTTTAGCGCTTTCAGTTGGTTGCTCTGCGTTATCTACCGTTGTAGTTATCGCTGAAGCTTCAACTGGTTTCTCTTTGCGAGGTTGACGTTTTCGAGTTGGTTTCGCTGTTTTCGCGTCAACGTTTTTATCGTCAACTTTTGTTTCAGCAGCTATGACTGAATTGACTTCATTTTCAATGATGTCTTTTTTAACGTCTTTGACCGCAGGGGATGTTTTAGCAATGGCTTGAGTATCGTCTTTAGCCGATAATGCAGCTTGTTCGTTCGATTGCTCATTTTCAATACGTACTTTTCGGCGCATGTTACGACGTTGGCGACGTTCACGTGCGGCTTCCTGCTTAGGCGATTTTTCAACTTTGTCATTAGTATCACGCTTTACAGTATTGTGCTTATCGTCACTAACAATCGATGCTTTATCCGCTTGTACTGCTTTGCCATTTGGCTTGGTTTCATCCTGATCACGATTTCTTTTGTTACGAGTTCGTGGGTTTTTATTGTCTGAAGCAAGCTCTTTATCACCGCGTTTACGACGATTATCATTGCGATTGTCATTTCGTGAATTGCCAGATTCATTGCGACGGTTGCGACGATTATTATCTGTTTTAACGGGTTTGGCTTCTTTGTTATCTTTTTTATCATCATCGGCGTTATTGCTAAATAAAGCACTGATACCTGAGATAATACGCGCAAATAGGCCGGGTTTAATAGCAGGGGCTTGCGTAGGCTTTGTCGCTGCTTTTGGTGTTGCTTCTTCGATTGATTTAACTGGCGCTGCAAAACCTTTTAAGGCAGGTTCTGGCGCTGCTGAGCGTTCTAATTTACGTGGTTCATAAAGATCTGTTTTTGGCGGTTCTACGCGATTAAAGCTTGATTCACTGATTTCATCATCACTTTTACGGCGGATAACACGATACTCGGGGGTTTGCATATGCGCATCAGGAATGACGTAAACTTCTACCTGATGACGCTCTTCAGTAATGCGAATTGCTTTACGCTTCTCATTGAGTAAGAAAGCAGCAACATCAACTGGAACAACAGCTTCAATTTGCGTGGTATGTTCTTTAATGGCTTCTTCTTCCATTAAACGCAAAATTGAAAGGGCAAGCGATTCAGTACTACGGATAGTACCTTGGCCACTACAACGTGGGCAGATATGGGCTGCTGACTCTTCTAATGAAGGGCGAAGACGTTGGCGTGACATTTCCATTAAGCCAAAGCGTGAAATACGACCTAACTGAACGCGTGCACGGTCATGATGCACGGCATCTCGCATGCGGTTTTCAACTTCACGCTGGTGACGAACGGGTGTCATATCGATAAAGTCGATGACAACCAAACCACCTAAGTCACGTAAACGTAACTGACGAGCAATTTCATCAGCGGCTTCTAAGTTGGTGTTTAACGCAGTTTCTTCAATATCTCCGCCTTTTGTAGCACGGGCAGAGTTGATGTCAATAGAGGTAAGTGCTTCTGTTGGGTCAATTACGATTGAACCACCAGATGGTAAACGCACTTCGCGTTGGAAGGCGGACTCAATTTGAGATTCAATTTGATAATGTGTAAATAAAGGCACTTCAGACTTGTACATTTTTACACGTTCAACAAAGTCTGGACGCACAAGACCGATGTGCATTTTGGCGTCTTCATAAATACGTGGGTGATCGATGAGAATTTCACCTACATCACGACGCAGATAGTCACGTATGGCACGGACTATAACATTACTTTCTTGGTGAATTAAGAAAGGAGCCTTCTTGCTTTGAGCGGCTTCTTGAATCGCATCCCAGTGATGTTGAAGTACTTTTAAATCCCACTTTAGTTCAGCAGCTTCTTTACCAACACCGGCAGTACGGACGATAAGGCCCATTCCATGAGGAACTTCAAGCTCTGACATTGCGGCTTTTAATTCTGTACGCTCATCGCCTTCAATACGACGAGAAATACCGCCAGCACGAGGGTTATTAGGCATAAGAACTAAGTAAGAGCCTGCCAAACTGATAAAGGTGGTTAATGCCGCGCCTTTGTTACCGCGCTCTTCTTTATCTATTTGAACGATAACTTCTTGACCTTCAGATACCACTTCTTTGATATTCGGTCGGCCTTGGAAAGAGTATCCCTTAGGGAAGTATTCGCGGGCGATTTCTTTCAGTGGTAGAAAACCGTGACGGTCAGCGCCATAATCAACAAAGGCAGCTTCTAAAGAGGGTTCTACACGGGTAATTTTACCTTTGTAGATGTTCGATTTTTTTTGCTCATGACCAGGACTTTCAATGTCCAAATCATATAACTGCTGCCCATCAACTAGGGCGACACGCAACTCTTCAGATTGAGTTGCATTGATTAACATACGTTTCATGATGACGTGATTCTTCTAAATAAGGTCATCAAACAGCGCAATCGTTGCATTACGGGCCTGCGAATAATAACAGCCTCGCGGCTTGTTACAGGCAATTTAGGTGTGCAGTATCACTGTAAGACGCATTCTCTGCGTGTCACAACCTAATTTATGGCTTATTTTCTAATGTTTACAAAAACAAGGAATCCGTTGCCAAGCAACCAACCCCATAAATGATTATACTTTTTCCGTTAATGCCAAAATCGAATGGTTTGTTTGATAACAAGCTAAAATATTGTTCGAATTTGGTGGCGAGATCATGCAAATTTACAGAATGTTATATGAAACTTACGGTTTAATTATAAAAACGCTGTTTTGGCGTTTCTTTTATTTTTTATAATTTGCAAATCAATGGTTTGCTACCGATAAAGCTCATTCGTAAATTACAGTTATATCGCTAAAATTTTCATTTTGAATGGGGGTTGTGAACACTTTATCCACTGTTTGTCCTCATCCAGAGCGCAAATATAGCAACAATAGGTAACTTCAGCAATCAAAAGGGCGGTTTCTTTTGTATCAAAGTTATATTTATTGGGAGGGCGAGTGTCTTCTTAAGATAGCCAAGTTTTATCTAAATAAGTTACAATAACGGCGTTCTCACAAATTGGCGCATCATGAATACTGAAACCACCCCTCAAGTTCAATTCATCACTATTGATGAAGATAATGTTGAACAACGCATTGATAATTTCTTACTGACTAAACTCAAAGGTGTCCCTAAAAGCATGATTTACAGAATCGTGCGTAAAGGAGAAGTGCGGGTCAACAAAAAACGCATTAAGCCTGAATATAAGTTGCAAATGGACGATATTGTCAGAGTCCCACCTGTACGCGTTGCTGAAAAAGATTATCGAACCGCACCTTCGGCGAACTTATCTCGAGTGTCACAACTTGAAGAGCGTATCTTGCATGAAGATAAGCATCTTATTGTGCTAAATAAGCCCGCGGGTATTGCCGTGCATGGCGGCAGTGGCGTTGATTATGGTGTGATTGAAGGCTTAAGATCATTAAGGCCACAGCAAAAATTTTTAGAATTAGTTCATCGTTTAGATAAAGATACCTCGGGAGTGTTATTGGTGGCGAAAAAGCGAAGTGCTTTAAAGCATCTCCATGATCAGCTCCGTAAAAAGACTATGCAGAAAGATTATTTAGCTTTGGTACGTGGCGAATGGCAAGCAAAAGATAAAGCGATTAAAGCTCCCTTACTTAAAATTACTTTAAAATCAGGTGAGCGAATCGTTCGCGTAAATGCTGAAGGTAAAGAGTCAGAAACAAGATATCGTATTGTTCAGCGCTACCAAGGGGCAACTTTGGTCAAAGCAAGTCCAGTAACAGGCCGAACTCACCAAATTCGCGTGCATTGCCAATTTGCTGGCCATGCAATTGCTTGTGATGATAAATACAGTGAGCAACAGTTTGACGACAGTATGCGAGCGATTGGCTTAAATCGTTTATTTTTACA
This Shewanella aestuarii DNA region includes the following protein-coding sequences:
- the rne gene encoding ribonuclease E, encoding MKRMLINATQSEELRVALVDGQQLYDLDIESPGHEQKKSNIYKGKITRVEPSLEAAFVDYGADRHGFLPLKEIAREYFPKGYSFQGRPNIKEVVSEGQEVIVQIDKEERGNKGAALTTFISLAGSYLVLMPNNPRAGGISRRIEGDERTELKAAMSELEVPHGMGLIVRTAGVGKEAAELKWDLKVLQHHWDAIQEAAQSKKAPFLIHQESNVIVRAIRDYLRRDVGEILIDHPRIYEDAKMHIGLVRPDFVERVKMYKSEVPLFTHYQIESQIESAFQREVRLPSGGSIVIDPTEALTSIDINSARATKGGDIEETALNTNLEAADEIARQLRLRDLGGLVVIDFIDMTPVRHQREVENRMRDAVHHDRARVQLGRISRFGLMEMSRQRLRPSLEESAAHICPRCSGQGTIRSTESLALSILRLMEEEAIKEHTTQIEAVVPVDVAAFLLNEKRKAIRITEERHQVEVYVIPDAHMQTPEYRVIRRKSDDEISESSFNRVEPPKTDLYEPRKLERSAAPEPALKGFAAPVKSIEEATPKAATKPTQAPAIKPGLFARIISGISALFSNNADDDKKDNKEAKPVKTDNNRRNRRNESGNSRNDNRNDNRRKRGDKELASDNKNPRTRNKRNRDQDETKPNGKAVQADKASIVSDDKHNTVKRDTNDKVEKSPKQEAARERRQRRNMRRKVRIENEQSNEQAALSAKDDTQAIAKTSPAVKDVKKDIIENEVNSVIAAETKVDDKNVDAKTAKPTRKRQPRKEKPVEASAITTTVDNAEQPTESAKAVEAQVLETPVTSNDTEVAAETVATEVAEQQVTQATELTEELTEVTTETTPQEGVANSETNAEDDKREGRDGQRRSRRSPRHLRAAGQRRRRDDEEGSTNSTPVFTPVDELERQLSAELAQQSSATNNTEAKNAETAETAETAETALADVKVTVDVKQDEVVNEPQSENQAAATEEAEASPVVVAAATEVKVESANVEVVMTETVTDTVEHKTEVDVEPVEASIVEPTKQEAAKAEDNLNTQANVEGEVSIDSHANIKVNTSASNSIASAPMAKPAPIAKKPIAKVDTSQPVQAEQAVAEVVKPVAKASRFGSMVSSTTTKPTVEVRAQQAVPPGKTYQASATVPPTKSSFANSASADMTKPNS
- the rluC gene encoding 23S rRNA pseudouridine(955/2504/2580) synthase RluC codes for the protein MNTETTPQVQFITIDEDNVEQRIDNFLLTKLKGVPKSMIYRIVRKGEVRVNKKRIKPEYKLQMDDIVRVPPVRVAEKDYRTAPSANLSRVSQLEERILHEDKHLIVLNKPAGIAVHGGSGVDYGVIEGLRSLRPQQKFLELVHRLDKDTSGVLLVAKKRSALKHLHDQLRKKTMQKDYLALVRGEWQAKDKAIKAPLLKITLKSGERIVRVNAEGKESETRYRIVQRYQGATLVKASPVTGRTHQIRVHCQFAGHAIACDDKYSEQQFDDSMRAIGLNRLFLHAAELKFVHPESDTTMQVSAPLDEVLQQTLDKLKKA